The Gammaproteobacteria bacterium sequence ACCTTCTACTTTGTCATTGTTGTGATGGCGCTGAGTGATGTCGTGCAGTCACGCTATCGCAGGAAACTCATCGCCGAAAATGCCGCGCAGCTGCGCCGCACCAGAAAGGGATAATCCGATGGCTCAGGATACAACCGCACAAAACGCCACTGAGGAAGCAACTGCGCCGGTTCCGGCGATTGCCGAACAGCTGCCGGAATTTACCGATTATCTGCCCGAATCGGTATTGCCGTACTGGGAAATAGTTGCTCACTACCCGATTGTGGGTGCAGCAGCGATCGCGCTGATCTTTTTCCTCATTGCCTACGTGGTGCGCGCGGTGCTTCTGCGCAGCGTACACAAGATCAGTGCGAAGACGTCGAGCACGCTGGACGACGCGCTGGTCCAGACGCTCAGCAAGCCCATTTTTAACACGGTCTTCATTTTCGGCCTTACCCTGGCGGCACGGGCCGCACAGCTCCCCGAGACTGTCACCAGCATCACCGTCAACCTGCTGCTGTCGATCATCGTCGTTATCTGGATGATGGCGGCGTTCCGTCTGGCCGGCGTTATATTTCGTGCACTGGCCAATGTACGCGACAAGTTTCGCATCATCGAAGAACGTACATTTCCGCTGTTCGACCTGATTACCAAGCTGGCTACGTTGCTGGTCGGCAGCTACGCGCTATTGATGATATGGGGTATCAACCCGGCCGGCTGGCTCGCTTCTGCGGGTATCGTCGGTATTGCCGTCGGTTTTGCTGCCCGCGATACGCTGGCTAACCTGTTTTCCGGCTTTTTTATCCTGGTCGATGCGCCATACCAGATTGGCGACTACGTCAACCTCGATTCGGGCGAGCGTGGCAAGGTCACGCACGTAGGGATGCGCAGTACCCGACTGCTGACCCGCGACGACATTGAGATCACGGTACCCAATGCCGTTATCGGCAACGCTAAAATAATCAACGAGAGTGGCGGGCCCTGGGAAAAGCTCCGCGTTCGCATCCCGGTTGGTGTTGCCTACGGTTCGGACGTGGAGACAGTTTGCGACGTGCTGATGGGCGTCGCCGAGGCCAAAGACGGCGTATGCCGTAACCCGGCTGCGCGGGTTCGTATGCGGGGTTTCGGAGCCTCGAGCCTGGATTTTGAACTGCTGTGCTGGATCAACGAACCGGAAAAACGTGGCGTCATGCGTCACGAGCTGCTGATGGCAGTTTACAACGCGCTAAACGATGCCAGTATCGAGATTCCGTACACCAAGCAGGACATCTACATCAAGGAGATGCCGGGCAGTTAGCGACGGCCCGCCTGGCCAACGCTGGCCACGGCCCCTGGCAAAGAAAAGGCGGCCACAGGCCGCCTTTGAAAAAAAATTGATGCCAGGGATCAGCCAGCAGGCGTGTCGCGGAGCATTTCGTCAACCTCGCGCGGCGCCTGCGTCGGCACCACCTGGTCGAGCGTTGCGGCACGCTCGATTTCGCTATCGACGTGAGCTATCCACTGCCGTGCCACGCGTGCACTACGATCGTCGCTTGTTGCAGCAGAGAACGCATTGCGCGCGCCACGCAGTTTTTTCTGGTTGAACAGCGCCATACCGAGCATTACGTTAGCCGTATCCGGACGCTTGACGCCGCCCAGGCTCAACCCGCGCTGGATTGCCTCAGTAGCCGGCTCCCATTGCTCCAGGTTGATGTGTGCTTGTGCAAGGCGCACGTACAGCTCACCGTCACCCGTCATTTCGGCAGCCCGGCGCAGCGGGGGAATGGCCTTTTCATCCTCACGCGCCTGGTACCAGGACTGCGACAGCAGTCGCAGATTACGCTCGTTGTTCTCAATCCGGCCGGTCCCCATCTCTTTCTCCAGCAACACCGCGGCCTTGTAAGGCAGGTCGTGCATGAGATAAAGATTCGCCATATTTGTCAGGTGGTTCGAGGTATTTAGCAGGTTCGCCTCGTACAGCAACTCGGTCAGCGCCAGCTGCTTCTTGGTATCGCCCAGCTCGCTATAGGCTGCCGCAAGCGTTAGCACATAACGGTCTTTCGGGTAGTGCTGCAGCAACTCCTTCAGCACCGTGACCATGTTGCGGTAGTCTTTCTTCTCGTAATAGATAACCCGCAACAGGAGCAGCCAGTTTTCCCGCGGGGTGCGGCCCTGCTCACGGTATTTATCGATCGCCGTCCGGATTGGACCGAGCGCGCGATCGTACTGCCCTTTCTGGAAATACGCCTGCCCCAGCAGCATGTAAACATCCGCGCTGGGTTCATCGAGCATACTCATCAGCCGCTGCACTGTGCTTAAAGCAGCGTCGTAGTCTTCCTCGGTGAAGTACAGCTGAGCCATTGTTTTGAGCGTGCTTTGCACCAGCGCCTCGGGCAGCTCACCCTGTTGCAGGAGATTTTCGTAGGCACTGATCGCCTGACGATACTTTTCTTCCTGATAATAGGTATAAGCCTCGAGATTCCAGATCTGCGCGAGTTCGTAGCTGGACAAGCCCCGCTTCTGCCGCAGTTTCCCCAGCCGTTGATAAACGGAAGCATATTGGCCGTCTTCGGCCAGCTGCTGCGATTCCTGCAGTTCCTCATAAACTGCCTGACTCATTGCAACCGTTTGCTTGGTCTTTTCATCGCCCTGTGCGCCGGCCGCCGCAGTAAACAGCAGCAGCACCGCCAGAAACCCGACTTTCAGCCTGTAATTCATCGACACGGCCTCAGTTTTCAATCTGGTAAGTAAATTTGTTGCGTACACCCGGCACCTCGATGGCCTCACCATCGACGACACGCGGCTTGTACTTGAACTTCAACGCCGCCTGGATGGAAGCGCGATGGAACAATGAGCTGGTGCACTGCCCCTCAAGCACGCGCGGATCGCGGGTCGTGCCCTGCCTGGTCACGGTGTATTCGACGATACAGAAACCCTCCAGGCCGCGTGATAACGCACGATCAGGATAGATCGGCGCCACCTTCACGATCGGCAGGTAGTCGCCCTCGCCTACACCGAGACTGAAGCCGGCACCGCTGAGCTCAATATTGGTCTCCACCGGAACCGCGGAAATTGCAATCTTGTCTGCGGATGCATTGACGTCATCCAGCTTTGGCGTCGGCGGGGTTTCCGGCGGCGCCTCGGGTGCCGGTGGTTTTTCCGGCTTTATCTCGCGACGGTTTACAAATTCCGACCGTTTCAGCCGCACGAAATCGACCAGGCGGATTGACTTATCGTCGCCCAGTTCGTTTTCGCCGGTTGAAATCAGGTACTGCATGGTCCAAAGCAAGCCGGCAGTTACAACTACCGCAAATAAGGTACCCAGTACCAGCCGGGTCGCCATCCCGGCGCTGGAGCCTGCCAACTCTATGGCATGTGTTGGCGCTGATCCACCAGTAGCACTCATCTCGCCTACCTCGTTAGTCGTTTGCCGCTATCGCGATCTGGTACACACCGGCGGAACGTGACGCGTCCATCACTTTCACCAGCATTTCGTTGCGAGAGTCCTTGTCGGCCTGGATTACAACCGTACCCTGCGGATTCTCCGCGTGCAGCCGCTCGATGTTCGGGCGCACCTGTCGCTCGTCCACTTTGCGTCGATTGATCCAGATTTCGTCGTTACCGGTGATAGCGATGAGGATATTGGCTTTCTCCTGCACCTCAGCGGTAGCAGCATCCGGCCGGTTCACCTCGATACCCGCTTCCTTGATAAAAGTTGCGGTCACGATAAAGAAAATAAGCAGGATGAACACCACGTCCAGCATGGGCGTGATATCGATCCTGGTTTCCTCTTCCTCTGTGTTCTGAAAAAGCTGTTTCATTGTTTAAATCTCTGGTGAATACCGGATCAGTGATCCATCGTCATGTGTTCTGCAAGCAGCTCGCGTTCGCTGTAGGCCTTGTTGTCGAGCCATGCGCTCATGGCCAGACCCGACAGGGCCGCAACCATTCCAGCCATCGTCGGTACCGTCGCCATCGACACGCCCGCGGCCATTGACCGCGGGTTGCCCGAACCGGAAATCGCCATTACCTCGAACACGCTGATCATGCCCGTAACGGTGCCGAGCAAGCCCATCAGCGGGCACAGCGCGACACAGGTCTTTAGCAGAGCCAGGTTTTGATCCAGCGCCTGCCCGACAACGGACACAAGTTCTTCGCGGACGCGGCGCGCGTGCCACGACTCGCGCTCATCGCGCCCTTCCCAGATCGCCAGTGCCTTACGCACCATTGACGGGTAGCGAGCCCGCAGGAAGAACAGGCGCTCAAAAATGAGCGCCCACATGATGAGCGTCAATACAGCGATCAGCGTGAGCACGGTACCGCCCAGCTCCATAAAATCGCGGACGCTTTC is a genomic window containing:
- a CDS encoding MotA/TolQ/ExbB proton channel family protein, whose protein sequence is MELGGTVLTLIAVLTLIMWALIFERLFFLRARYPSMVRKALAIWEGRDERESWHARRVREELVSVVGQALDQNLALLKTCVALCPLMGLLGTVTGMISVFEVMAISGSGNPRSMAAGVSMATVPTMAGMVAALSGLAMSAWLDNKAYSERELLAEHMTMDH
- a CDS encoding tellurium resistance protein TerC — protein: TFYFVIVVMALSDVVQSRYRRKLIAENAAQLRRTRKG
- a CDS encoding mechanosensitive ion channel family protein, with protein sequence MAQDTTAQNATEEATAPVPAIAEQLPEFTDYLPESVLPYWEIVAHYPIVGAAAIALIFFLIAYVVRAVLLRSVHKISAKTSSTLDDALVQTLSKPIFNTVFIFGLTLAARAAQLPETVTSITVNLLLSIIVVIWMMAAFRLAGVIFRALANVRDKFRIIEERTFPLFDLITKLATLLVGSYALLMIWGINPAGWLASAGIVGIAVGFAARDTLANLFSGFFILVDAPYQIGDYVNLDSGERGKVTHVGMRSTRLLTRDDIEITVPNAVIGNAKIINESGGPWEKLRVRIPVGVAYGSDVETVCDVLMGVAEAKDGVCRNPAARVRMRGFGASSLDFELLCWINEPEKRGVMRHELLMAVYNALNDASIEIPYTKQDIYIKEMPGS
- a CDS encoding energy transducer TonB; this translates as MATRLVLGTLFAVVVTAGLLWTMQYLISTGENELGDDKSIRLVDFVRLKRSEFVNRREIKPEKPPAPEAPPETPPTPKLDDVNASADKIAISAVPVETNIELSGAGFSLGVGEGDYLPIVKVAPIYPDRALSRGLEGFCIVEYTVTRQGTTRDPRVLEGQCTSSLFHRASIQAALKFKYKPRVVDGEAIEVPGVRNKFTYQIEN
- a CDS encoding biopolymer transporter ExbD encodes the protein MKQLFQNTEEEETRIDITPMLDVVFILLIFFIVTATFIKEAGIEVNRPDAATAEVQEKANILIAITGNDEIWINRRKVDERQVRPNIERLHAENPQGTVVIQADKDSRNEMLVKVMDASRSAGVYQIAIAAND
- a CDS encoding tetratricopeptide repeat protein; amino-acid sequence: MNYRLKVGFLAVLLLFTAAAGAQGDEKTKQTVAMSQAVYEELQESQQLAEDGQYASVYQRLGKLRQKRGLSSYELAQIWNLEAYTYYQEEKYRQAISAYENLLQQGELPEALVQSTLKTMAQLYFTEEDYDAALSTVQRLMSMLDEPSADVYMLLGQAYFQKGQYDRALGPIRTAIDKYREQGRTPRENWLLLLRVIYYEKKDYRNMVTVLKELLQHYPKDRYVLTLAAAYSELGDTKKQLALTELLYEANLLNTSNHLTNMANLYLMHDLPYKAAVLLEKEMGTGRIENNERNLRLLSQSWYQAREDEKAIPPLRRAAEMTGDGELYVRLAQAHINLEQWEPATEAIQRGLSLGGVKRPDTANVMLGMALFNQKKLRGARNAFSAATSDDRSARVARQWIAHVDSEIERAATLDQVVPTQAPREVDEMLRDTPAG